CATGTTCATGCGCAATTTCTGCAATCGCTTTAATATCATTAATTGTTCCTAATACGTTAGAAACATGCGCAATTGCTACAATTTTCGTACGTTCTGAAACAGTCTCACGCACAGCTTCTAATGTAATCGTACCATCTTCTGCCATTGGGATAAATTTTAATGTCGCACCTTGACGTTTCGCGAGTTGTTGCCAAGGGACAAGATTCGCATGGTGCTCCATTTGTGTGACAACAATTTCATCACCTTCACTGACATTGGCATCTCCATAGCTATGCGCAATCATATTAATCGCTGCCGTTGTACCACGAGTAAAAATAATTTCTTCAAAATATTTCGCATGGATAAAACGACGGACCGTTTCACGTGCCCCTTCGTAACCATCTGTCGCAAGTGAACCGAGTGTATGCACCCCACGATGCACGTTCGAATTGTAGCGCTCGTAGTAATCTGACAAAGCGTCAATCACTTGCTTCGGCTTTTGACTTGTTGCTGTTGAATCCAAATATGCAAGACGTTTCCCATTGACTTGCTGTTCTAAAATGGGAAAGTCTTTAATAATTGCTTCTACATTTAGTTTTGTATCGGCCACTACAATCACAGACCTTTCTTGAATTGTATTATTTGCCTACTTTCAGCTCAATCACTTCACGTAATTGACGTTGAACATCTTCAATTGGTAATTCACGTACAACTGGATCTAAGAAACCGTGAATAACAAGACGTTCTGCTTCTGATTGCGAAATACCACGACTCATAAGGTAGTAAAGTTGTTCTGGATCTACACGACCTACTGATGCTGCGTGTCCTGCTTCTACATCGTCTTCATCGATTAATAGAATTGGGTTCGCATCACCACGTGCATTTTCAGAAAGCATGAGCACACGTGATTCTTGGTTAGCTGATGAACCTGAACCGCCATGTTTAATATGACCAATACCATTAAAGATAGAAGAAGCATTTTCTTTCATCACACCATGCTTCAAGATATAGCCATCTGTTTCTTTACCGTATTGCACAATACGAGATGTTAAGTTAATTGTTTGTGTACCACGTCCAACCACAACTGATTTAAGCTCAGAAGATGAACGGTCACCAATTAAGTTTGTTGTATTATCAATAATTTGGTCGCCTTCATTCATTAAACCTAATGACCAACGAATAGAGGCATCTGCTGCAGTCACACCACGACGAATGATATGACCTGTAAAACCTTGGTCTAAAAAGTCAACAGAACCATATGAAATGTTAGAGTTCGCGCCAGCAACCACTTCTGAAATAATATTCAATTGGTTTCCTTCGCCACTCGCTGTTGATAAATAGTTTTCTACGTACGTCACTTCAGCACTTTCTTCAGTCACTAATAAAACATGATTGAAGAAACTTGCATTGTCATCGTCATGAAGTACAACATATTGAATTGGATGTTCGACAACAACATTTTTCGGTACATAGACGAAAATACCACCGTTCATTAATGCCGTGTGTAACGCTGTCAAACGATGCTCATCAACAGTCACTGCATCTTTCATGAAGTATTTTTCTACTAAATCACTATGGTTTACTAACGCTTCTTGAATGTGCTCAATAATCACACCGTCTTGTTGCGCTTTTTCATTGACTTTTGTATATGCAAGCGTATTATTGTGTTGAATCACTAAGTTTTCAGTGTTTTCGACGTTAATAATACGATCGATTTCTTTCGGTAATTCTTTTAAATCGTTGTATACAGCACCTTCTGTTTCATGCTGTTTAAATGAGTCAAAATCCCATTTCGTTAATTTTGTTTTATCTGGTTTAGGCATTTCTAAAGATTCGACTTGTTTAAGTGCTTTTTTTCTTAATTCAGTCATCCACGAAGGTTCGTTATGGGCTTGTGAATAATCAACAAGTTGAGCTTCAGAAATATTTAATGTTTCAGTCGTCATAATTATTTCCTCCTGTGATGATTATTGGTTTGCCACTACTGATTCGTATTCTTCTTTAACCCATTCATAACCTTCTGCTTCAAGGCGTTTTGCTAATTCAGCACCACCTGATTTCACTACGATACCGTTATACATTACGTGCACGTGGTCTGGTGTAATGTAGTTTAATAAACGTTGATAGTGCGTGATAATTAATGAACCAAATTCTTCTCCGCGCATTTCATTGATTCCTTTTGATACCACTTTTAATGCGTCGATATCAAGACCAGAGTCAATTTCATCTAAAATAGCGAATTTAGGTTGTAACATCATTAATTGTAAAATTTCGTTACGTTTTTTCTCCCCACCAGAGAAACCTTCATTTAAGTAACGTTGCGCCATGTCTTTATCCATGTCTAAGAAATCCATTTGTTTGTCTAACTTTTTAATGAATTGCATTAAGTTAATTTCGTTACCTTCTTCACGTTGCGCATTGATTGCTGAACGCATAAAGTCCGCATTTGTCACTCCCGTAATTTCTGATGGGTATTGCATAGCTAAAAAAAGACCCGCTTTAGCACGTTCATCAACTTCTAATTCTAAAACATTTACTCCATCTAATAACACTTCACCTTGTGTCACTTCATATGATGGGTGGCCCATAATTGCTGAAGATAATGTTGATTTACCTGTACCGTTTGGCCCCATGATGGCATGAATTTCCCCTGTGTTGATTGTCAAGTTAACACCTTTTAAGATCTCTTTATCGTCAATAGACACATGTAAGTCTTTAATTTCTAATGTTGATGGCATTAATATTCCCTCCAAAATAATGTTAGATTCCATAGTTTAGTTTATAATAATTTTAATGTAACGTCAAAAGGTTTTCAAATCTATCTAGTTGCTTATTATAACGGAAATAAAGGGATTGATAAACCGTTTAGCGTTATATATTCAGTTTGTAGAAGAATCATTCTCACAAACTTTTTTAGAAACGTTATTGATAATTAAAAGCACTCTGTTCTCATTCAAATCAAGATGATATTATCGCTAATAGAAAATGGGTATAATATGTTATGATGTATGGATAAAAAAGAAAGGATTACAATTATGTCGAAATTTAAACTTTCTAATATTCCTCGTGGTTTCGCAATGGGTGTCAGTGATTTAATCCCAGGCGTAAGTGGCGGTACAATTGCGTTATTACTCGGAATATATGATGATTTTATTCAATCTGTAAGTGGTGTTTTCTCAAAGAATTTTAAAAAGAGTATTTTATTTTTATTACCGATCGTGATAGGTATGGGCTTAGCAATCGGTATTTTAAGTAGTGTCATTAATTATTTATTAGCGGAACATCCCGTCCCGACTATGTTCTTTTTCTTTGGACTGATATTAGGCATTATTCCATTTTTATTACGCATCTCAAGATATAGACAGACCTATCACATTCAACATTGGCTCGTTATGCTTGCCTGCGTTATTATTTTAGCATCAATGGCGTTTTTCAAAGGTGATAGTAGTCATGCTGTACCTTCACACATCGATGTATCAGGACCGATGTTAATAAAATACTTAATAGCAGGGATTTGTGCATCAAGTGCGATGCTATTACCCGGTATTTCAGGTTCATTCGTGTTATTATTATTCGGCGTCTACAGTACAGTGACATTTTCTATTTCAGAAGCTGTTCGTTTTAACTTTGAAGGACTTCCTGTCATATTACTCGTCGGTGTCGGTGTCGTCATCGGTTTTGTTATCGCAAGTAAGATCATTACATTTTTACTCGAACATTATACCTATTTAACATATGCTGCGATATTAGGGCTTGTCATCGGTTCACTCTTCTCAGTGTTCCCTGGCCTGCCAACATCAGGACTCTCATGGGTCGTTTCTATCGTAACACTCATTATCGGTTTTGTTATCAGTTACGTCTTAGGTCAATTTACTGCCGAAGCTGAAACAAAATAAACTGAAAGCACACGTGAACCATTACAATCATGTGTGCTTTTTGACATTATTATAGGAAGAAATACGGAATGGTTCATTTTTAAGGCGCTCAACTTGGTAATGAATCGTTATGGTGATTTACTTTCCACGTACACCTTTTAATATAAAGGATTCAGTGATGTTTTACTTACCAATTCACCAATATCCCTATATTCATACTTTCAAAATTTAATATAGTTGTGACGAACACTCTAGATTGCAAGAAACGGGCAAGACTTCCATACCAAGTCATTTTGCTAGAACATTTTACTATAGTGGATAGAACGTGATGACGATAGTTTTTTCACCATCTTCGGATACAGACCTTCAGTTTCTTAATGTTTTTAATTGACATAAGATTTATTGTGATACAAAACCTCTGCATATTCACCATATATCAGTTTACTTTGTAGTAGCGTACACATAAACACACCTAAAATATGGTTCGTTATCGCTAGGAAAAAAAGAAATTGGCACGCAAACTTCATTTATATGCTTATCTTTTTTATAAATAAATACAATTATGTAGGATTATCAGCTTTTTCCTTTTCTATTGTATACTTTATTAAGTAATCTGCTTTTATCTTACTGTTAGCTTTCACCTTAAAAAGACCATACAAAATATAGTACTTTCAAAAACATTTCGATAACTTTAAAGGGAATTTTATTGAAATAAAACTGCGATAAAGCTACATTAATCCTAAAAGCTGCTGGTAATATTAACTCATGGTGTCAATGTCCCAATCACAGTGATTATATCTTTTCAAACTTTTATTCGATGCTAAATATACTGGCTTAGTCAATGCAAATTCAAAAGGTACCAATGTTGTAGATGATGCACCTAAACATCAAAATGATGCGTTTCACTTTCAAAATTCGCTAGGCTACTCTTTGGAAGGAGATATTAGTATCTCAAAAGGTTTATCAGGTGGAATAAACGGAAATGAGTCATGTTCAGAAACAATTAATTATAAACAAGCAAGCTATAGAACAACTATCGATAGCCACACTGATAACAAAATAAGTGGTTGGAATGTTGAAGCATATAAAATCATGAATCGCACTTGGGAACCCTATGACCAAGATAGCTACCATGTAATGAATTATTTTAGGCGGTAGACAAAGTAAGTTAAGCGTATGTCAAAACTTCTTATTCAACATATCAAATCCCGGTTTAAGCAAAAGGTAATTTTAATCTTGAATTTTTAAGTGTCTTGTCATATAAACCTAGCGATGCTCAAAAAACAAAAACCGCAGTCACTTACAAAGAAACTTGGATAATTACACAAATTACTGGAATGGTTTTCATTGGCCAGGTGCGAACTATAAAAATCAAAAAGCTGCAACATTCATCTCAATTTTGAAATAGATTGGAAAAATCATACATTAAATCTCATCAACACAAGCCCCATGAGAAACATCCTATTAAATGTAATAGCAATCTATACGATTAGAAATAAACATACCTTCCCAAAACAATTTGTTTCTAAAAATTTCCAATTATTAAAATAACATTCGAAATTGCGTTTTAGAATACACCCCATAAGAGCGACTCAAGTACTCACTTGATGGCGTGTGTTTTATCCTTCTAATGTATTGGAAAAATCATTTATTCCTCTACCAAAAGCATTAAACTTCATACATTGTCATAAGAACAAGTGATTTTCTACTCAGATTGGAACTTATATTCTTTGTAGACGCGCATTTTTAATCTCCCAAACTTGCGTGGCAACTTTGTCTACAAAGGCTTGATCATGTGTTGTAAAGATAACCATGCCTTTATAACTCATCAAAAGATTTTCAAGCGCTTCTATCGTGTAAACATCCATAAAATTCGTAGGTTCATCTAAAATTAATACGTTGGAGGGTTCTAATAACAATTTGGCGATACTCAGTTTAGTCGCTTCTCCCCCACTTAATTCATTCATTTTTTTCGTATTGATTTCGAGTTGGCTAAATCCAAGGTTTAAAATAACCGATTTAATCAAGCTGTTTTCATAATCACTTTTCTCTTCAAGATACTTAATCAATGTTTGATCGTCATCCAAAATATAACCCATTTGTTCATAAACTTTAATTTTAGCATTTTTAGAAATAGTCATTCCTTCTTCATTTCTAATTATATAATTGAGAAGAGAGGTTTTACCCGTGCCATTATCACCTATAATCGCTATTTTTTCGCCTTTTTCAAATTGAAAGCTAAGACGATTAAAAATTTGTTTATCGTTGATTGTGAGTGTGATGTCCTCGCCCATAATAGGAAACCTTTTATGCATTTCCAAACTTTTTACAGTAGGAAACTCAATTTGAGGAAGCTCTCCAATTGTTAAATCCTCTCCTATATTTTCTATTCTTTTCTCAATATTTTTAGCATTTTTAAAAATACTTTTCTGTACAGTATCTTTTTGTTTTGAGGCTGCTAAACGATTCGGTTTAATATGACGCTTTCTCTGCTTTTTGCTTATTTTTTCAATACTTTCTGCTTGCTTTCTTTTTTCTTCCAAAGATTTTTGTAATCTCTTCCTTTCTTTTTGCTTCTTATCATTTTCATTTTTAACAGCTTCTAACATTTCATTTTTCTGTTGCATATAATCGTCATAGTTCCCTAAATATACATTAATTTGTCCATCTTCAATTTCCCATATTTGCGTTGCAATTTCATTGATAAAATCTCTATCGTGACTCACAAATATGACTAAGCCATAATGGTAATTTAGAATAGATTTCAACTGATTTATCCCTTTATAATCCATATGAGTAGTAGGTTCATCTAATAATAAACCTTCAGTATAATAAGACAGACCTTCTGTTAAAAGTAGCTTACGTTTTTCTCCCCCACTTAAGTGTGTCATTGTAATATCTGGAACATGAAATTTTGATAGCAACTCAAAATCTAATGTATTGGTATCTACTGTCAGTTGATCATATTCAATTTGAGGAATATATGTCATTTTAATATATGTTTTGATGGTCCCTTCATGCGGAGTGATAATACCCTGAATCAGCTTTAAAAGTGTTGTTTTACCAGAACCATTCTTTCCTACGATGGCTATCCTTTCATTTTTATAAGCCGCTAACGTTTTAATTGTAATCAGCGCTTTTGTGCCGTACGTAAATTTCACATTTTCCAATTTAATTGCTAAATTATTCATGCTCTCACCCCTAGATGTCTAACACCTTTAAGACGTCATTTAAATCTCTAACGTTAATTTTAGCTGGTGTTTTTTTTAATTGTAAATATATTTTCATAAGAGTATTTACTATATCCATTGAAATACAAGCTTGTTTTAAAAATAATTTAAAAAAATCTTCTGGACTATCGACGTCTTTAAAATTGTCGCTTATAAAATAAATCTCATCGATATAACTGGCTTTTTCGAAAAATGACCAATCATTTACATCAGTTATGTGAATTAGAGCGGTTTGCAATCCATTTGCTAATGAAAAAAAGGGGGAATTATCTTTATCTATAAGTAATCTCTGAATTCTTTTTTCAAAAAGAAATTTATTAGTATTTCTGATTCCTATTGGCTTTTTAAAAGGGAGAATGGAACCATCTATATTATTTATCACTACCAAATCATCACTGATAAGTTTACATTTTAAATCCATTAATTCCATTATTAAAGTTGTTTTACCTGATCTACTTGGTCCCAAAATAACAACTGTTTTATTTTTTATACGAATTGCACATCCATGAAAAAAAGAAAACTAGTTTTGAAAAAATGGTACAGTAATAGGAGGTGAAAAATTCACTTTATCGGTCCACTTTTCCATCATTTTTTTTGATTTACCATGGGTTATCTTTATATTGTTGTTATCTATTAACTCACTCAATTTATTAATATATTATAACTATACGCCATTTGTTCAACAAATAACTCAGCAGAGCTGCATGTAGTATTAGAAACTAATAAACTAATTTCTACTATTTTTTGTAATTTAATTATATCTATCAATTTATTGTAATAATTTTTCATTTCTGTAATACTATCACCTTAGATCTAGAAGTATACGTGTATAACGATTAGGTATAAATATCTCTTGATGAAAATTTAAACACTGGTTAGTATGCACTGATTTTCCTTTTAAATCATTATAATAAGGATATGAAAATTCCTCCAAATATATATAATACTCATCATCATTAATAAATTTAACCTTATTTTTTCCTACTTTCCAATTTTCGATTATTAATGGAGAGTTTTCATTAACTTCTACAATAATTTTATTTATGATATAGTCCGGTAGCGGTGGATATGCATCAAGAATTTTCAGATGATTTTTTTGTTTTTAGTTATCAATCCAAATGACTTTAAATATCCCTCTACAGTATCAACTCCAAAATATATAACCTCCATATTAAATATCACGATTCCTTTCTACATAATTGGCAAAATCAATGATATAATCAAATTTTTCAGAAATATATTGAGGTGTGTTATGTGAGATGATGATGACTGTCTTATGATTAATATTCATGAGTAAATCCCAAAATACCTGACTCGTACTTTCATCTAAATTTGATGTAGGTTCATCAAAAACTAATGTATCTTTATCTGACAATAGTCCCCTTAGCAGCAACACCCTTCTTTTTTCACCACTCGACAATTTATCAATACTTTTTTCGAAAATGACATTGTCTGGCAATAGTTTATTAATAATGAAATATTGCTTCTCAGTCGCGGTATTATTGAATATGATGTTGTATAGCACAGTTTCATCAAATAATATATTTTCTGTCATGATATAGGATGTTTTTTTCAATGGATTCGTATGTTCATTCAGTTGTTTAGCATCATATTGAATAACTCCCGCATCTATCGGGCTCAATCCTAGAAGCGCGTCAATAAAAATAGATTTACCTATGCCACTTCTTCCAATAATTAAATGCTTTTTGTTTTTGCAAAATTCTACATCTTTATAAATTAAATTATAATTTTTGATATTAAGTTCTAAACCACTAGCATGTATTTTGTCTTTAAAATCAATCGTTACCAATTCACTATCATCTATTGTATTATAATTGTTAGATAATTGGCTTCTTAGTTTCTTTGTGCTATTAATACTATTTATATTTCTTGAAAGGCTAAGTATGGGCATGCTCAGTTGATCCACTAATCCTAATAATGTGATTACTGTACCTGGATTAATAGCATTTTTATAAACTAAATAAATTGCAATAGTTAATACTATAAAGTGTGATAAGTACGAACTTAATGAATAAGCAGCATTTAAAGTAACTTGATAATTCTTAGATGTTGCCCAACTCTTTTTTTCTACTCCAACATTAGTTATGAATTTTCGATAATAATGCTTTCTTAATTCGAATACTTTTATATACTTCAAATTATCCATCAAGTTTTTATAAAATTTTAAATTCACACCTTTTTGTTCATACAATTTCTCTTCTAAGTGAGCAAGTTTATTTTTAAATATTTTTGTGATTAATAATGGAAGAAACATCATTAGGATCACAATAAGTCCGACATAAATGTTGATATATATAAGCGCAACCGATACAAATAGTACTCTAAATAATAAGTACAGTACATCAAAAAATGCCTTATAGTAACTATATTCTAAACTATCAATAATATTTGTCAGTTTATTCAAATTATTTTCCTTAATATTTTCTATGTCTTTGTAATGCTTTAAATTAAGTATTGTTTTCCCAACACTAATTTTTTGTTTAGCCAAAGCTTCTTTAATCAATTTGTTTTCATACAACCATTCAATATAATATAGCAACACTTCAAAAAGTATTGTTAAGCCCAAAAATATAATAAATAGACTCATATGGCTGAATTTCAATTCAATTGCATTTTGGAATATGTACCCTTTTAAAAACTGAATGAAAGTGCCAGTTAATGTTGATGCAAGTAATATTATTAAAAGTACTAAAAGAGATTTATTCCTAACACTCATTATTAAACTTATTTTCATAAAGATCACCACATATTGAGATTAGTAAATACCTAGCCATACACTACATAGTACTAAAAAATCTATTGCTGCTTTAAATAATAAGTGAAACATATTAATCCCCCCATCTCTGTTCCTTGTACACTATGTTATACGCAACCAAACTATAATATTGTATAATGTAAACTAAAGTTTACACTTTTAGGGGGGATATTATGTTTGGTGCTACAATAGAAATAATTCGTAAAAACAAAAACATTCCTGTTACTTCATTGTGTGAAAATATTTTCACTAGGAGTGCTTATTACAAATACGTAAATAATAGAATGGATACAAGTATCACTAATTTTTTTTCTTTACTTGATAGGCTCAATATAACACCGGAAGAATTTTTAATAATACATGAAAATGGATGCTCTAATAAAACAATGAAAGTATTAGAAACACTTGATCATTTCACAATAAAAAAGGATGTTTCATCTTTAAAATCAATGACTAAGATTATAAGTATTCAATTTTCAGAACCTAAAAGAAGTCATTTACTTGAAGTAGTTGATTCTAGGATT
Above is a genomic segment from Staphylococcus delphini containing:
- the sufD gene encoding Fe-S cluster assembly protein SufD encodes the protein MTTETLNISEAQLVDYSQAHNEPSWMTELRKKALKQVESLEMPKPDKTKLTKWDFDSFKQHETEGAVYNDLKELPKEIDRIINVENTENLVIQHNNTLAYTKVNEKAQQDGVIIEHIQEALVNHSDLVEKYFMKDAVTVDEHRLTALHTALMNGGIFVYVPKNVVVEHPIQYVVLHDDDNASFFNHVLLVTEESAEVTYVENYLSTASGEGNQLNIISEVVAGANSNISYGSVDFLDQGFTGHIIRRGVTAADASIRWSLGLMNEGDQIIDNTTNLIGDRSSSELKSVVVGRGTQTINLTSRIVQYGKETDGYILKHGVMKENASSIFNGIGHIKHGGSGSSANQESRVLMLSENARGDANPILLIDEDDVEAGHAASVGRVDPEQLYYLMSRGISQSEAERLVIHGFLDPVVRELPIEDVQRQLREVIELKVGK
- the sufC gene encoding Fe-S cluster assembly ATPase SufC encodes the protein MPSTLEIKDLHVSIDDKEILKGVNLTINTGEIHAIMGPNGTGKSTLSSAIMGHPSYEVTQGEVLLDGVNVLELEVDERAKAGLFLAMQYPSEITGVTNADFMRSAINAQREEGNEINLMQFIKKLDKQMDFLDMDKDMAQRYLNEGFSGGEKKRNEILQLMMLQPKFAILDEIDSGLDIDALKVVSKGINEMRGEEFGSLIITHYQRLLNYITPDHVHVMYNGIVVKSGGAELAKRLEAEGYEWVKEEYESVVANQ
- a CDS encoding DUF368 domain-containing protein — translated: MSKFKLSNIPRGFAMGVSDLIPGVSGGTIALLLGIYDDFIQSVSGVFSKNFKKSILFLLPIVIGMGLAIGILSSVINYLLAEHPVPTMFFFFGLILGIIPFLLRISRYRQTYHIQHWLVMLACVIILASMAFFKGDSSHAVPSHIDVSGPMLIKYLIAGICASSAMLLPGISGSFVLLLFGVYSTVTFSISEAVRFNFEGLPVILLVGVGVVIGFVIASKIITFLLEHYTYLTYAAILGLVIGSLFSVFPGLPTSGLSWVVSIVTLIIGFVISYVLGQFTAEAETK
- the abc-f gene encoding ribosomal protection-like ABC-F family protein, with the protein product MNNLAIKLENVKFTYGTKALITIKTLAAYKNERIAIVGKNGSGKTTLLKLIQGIITPHEGTIKTYIKMTYIPQIEYDQLTVDTNTLDFELLSKFHVPDITMTHLSGGEKRKLLLTEGLSYYTEGLLLDEPTTHMDYKGINQLKSILNYHYGLVIFVSHDRDFINEIATQIWEIEDGQINVYLGNYDDYMQQKNEMLEAVKNENDKKQKERKRLQKSLEEKRKQAESIEKISKKQRKRHIKPNRLAASKQKDTVQKSIFKNAKNIEKRIENIGEDLTIGELPQIEFPTVKSLEMHKRFPIMGEDITLTINDKQIFNRLSFQFEKGEKIAIIGDNGTGKTSLLNYIIRNEEGMTISKNAKIKVYEQMGYILDDDQTLIKYLEEKSDYENSLIKSVILNLGFSQLEINTKKMNELSGGEATKLSIAKLLLEPSNVLILDEPTNFMDVYTIEALENLLMSYKGMVIFTTHDQAFVDKVATQVWEIKNARLQRI
- a CDS encoding ATP-binding cassette domain-containing protein, whose product is MKISLIMSVRNKSLLVLLIILLASTLTGTFIQFLKGYIFQNAIELKFSHMSLFIIFLGLTILFEVLLYYIEWLYENKLIKEALAKQKISVGKTILNLKHYKDIENIKENNLNKLTNIIDSLEYSYYKAFFDVLYLLFRVLFVSVALIYINIYVGLIVILMMFLPLLITKIFKNKLAHLEEKLYEQKGVNLKFYKNLMDNLKYIKVFELRKHYYRKFITNVGVEKKSWATSKNYQVTLNAAYSLSSYLSHFIVLTIAIYLVYKNAINPGTVITLLGLVDQLSMPILSLSRNINSINSTKKLRSQLSNNYNTIDDSELVTIDFKDKIHASGLELNIKNYNLIYKDVEFCKNKKHLIIGRSGIGKSIFIDALLGLSPIDAGVIQYDAKQLNEHTNPLKKTSYIMTENILFDETVLYNIIFNNTATEKQYFIINKLLPDNVIFEKSIDKLSSGEKRRVLLLRGLLSDKDTLVFDEPTSNLDESTSQVFWDLLMNINHKTVIIISHNTPQYISEKFDYIIDFANYVERNRDI